A single window of Armatimonadota bacterium DNA harbors:
- the nadC gene encoding carboxylating nicotinate-nucleotide diphosphorylase, with translation MVAIMPDALWLEDFIDRALAEDIGFGDITTASVVPEDAAIRAEIEVQAEGVVCGLAVAEKIFHRVDSQLKVRSLASDGDRVSGAVMRIEGSARSALTAERTALNILQRLSGIATLTWRYVQAVAGTKTAIADTRKTTPGMRALEKYAVAVGGGRNHRFGLFDAVLIKDNHLSLAGCSLTEAIHRARQRAPHLAKIEVECATLGQVEEAVAAKADAIMLDNMSLDEMREAVRMAPGVLLEASGGITLETVRSIAETGVDLISVGALTHSAPILPMHMEVVP, from the coding sequence ATGGTTGCCATAATGCCCGATGCCCTGTGGCTGGAAGATTTTATCGACCGCGCGCTGGCGGAAGATATTGGCTTTGGCGACATCACAACCGCATCCGTCGTGCCTGAGGATGCGGCCATTCGTGCCGAAATCGAGGTTCAGGCCGAGGGCGTCGTGTGCGGACTGGCTGTTGCCGAGAAAATCTTTCATCGGGTTGATTCTCAGCTGAAGGTTCGTTCTTTGGCTTCGGACGGAGATCGGGTATCCGGCGCCGTCATGCGGATAGAAGGCTCGGCCCGTTCGGCGCTGACGGCAGAGAGGACGGCGCTCAATATCTTGCAGAGGTTGTCCGGGATAGCGACGCTAACCTGGCGGTACGTTCAAGCGGTCGCGGGCACAAAGACCGCAATCGCCGACACGCGCAAAACAACGCCCGGCATGCGGGCCTTAGAAAAGTACGCGGTGGCGGTGGGCGGCGGTCGAAACCACCGTTTTGGCCTGTTCGACGCCGTGCTGATCAAGGACAATCATCTTTCCCTTGCTGGATGCAGCCTAACGGAAGCGATTCATCGGGCTCGGCAACGCGCTCCGCACCTGGCCAAGATCGAGGTGGAATGCGCCACTTTGGGACAGGTGGAAGAGGCTGTAGCGGCCAAGGCTGACGCTATCATGCTGGACAACATGAGCCTCGACGAGATGCGGGAAGCGGTGCGAATGGCGCCGGGCGTCCTTTTAGAAGCGTCGGGCGGCATTACTCTTGAGACCGTGCGTTCGATTGCAGAAACGGGCGTAGACTTAATCTCTGTCGGAGCCTTGACCCACTCGGCGCCCATTTTGCCCATGCACATGGAGGTCGTTCCATAG
- a CDS encoding glycosyltransferase family 39 protein — protein sequence MAVFALALAVRLVGIDWGLPNKERHYPYHPDEFLNLAIANYQTNPFAGDFSPGFYNYPPLPFYLFSAVYHGAQAYGFVATPSRDATDEDRAEFHASLLRIGRWLVAMFGALTCLLTFALGARWLPIWAAAMGAAALAVAPGFLMHSRFQTVDVMSAFFVAACLWQTAKLAEDPTAGKRLVFAALCAAAAAGCKYNLAVVLIAPISAIWLQGQAKPRVKAVRTLLLALFFTIGFLALCPGVWLEFGQFWKDFTFELRHAQEGHGLVFVDTGPGWLYHLDPNLTAGFGGALLLASAIGLAGLARQKEAVGALLFFAIFFVLLGFAQIRFMRYLLPLFPILALGVGNALTVATRLLTDGRSGMKPTGLALVVVALGGIAHTAAMGYAWTQVMLDHDPRYQAKVALEEHDSGSIAFVKDPWFYTPPLFPQSGALTMQDRQVGLVDRPYLIAMAPPEWNVHALREKRPEWVVISEFEYFDDERLRLPDCIEFMKELKAAYDLAFAFGKKGGLLPKNPPHDMLYVYPEVRLYRLKR from the coding sequence TTGGCGGTCTTCGCGCTGGCGCTGGCTGTGCGTCTGGTCGGCATCGATTGGGGCTTGCCGAACAAGGAACGCCACTATCCCTATCATCCGGACGAGTTTCTAAATCTAGCGATTGCCAACTATCAGACCAATCCGTTTGCCGGAGATTTTTCGCCTGGGTTTTACAACTACCCGCCTTTGCCTTTCTATCTCTTCAGCGCGGTCTATCATGGCGCGCAGGCGTATGGGTTTGTGGCGACGCCGAGCCGGGACGCGACGGACGAGGATCGGGCTGAGTTTCATGCCTCGTTGTTGCGAATCGGTCGATGGTTGGTCGCAATGTTTGGGGCTTTGACCTGTTTGCTGACCTTTGCGCTGGGGGCCAGATGGCTGCCGATTTGGGCTGCGGCTATGGGCGCTGCGGCGTTGGCCGTTGCGCCAGGGTTCTTAATGCACAGCCGGTTTCAGACGGTCGATGTCATGTCAGCGTTCTTTGTTGCGGCCTGCTTGTGGCAGACGGCAAAGTTGGCAGAAGACCCTACCGCCGGAAAGAGGTTAGTTTTTGCCGCCCTCTGCGCCGCCGCTGCGGCAGGGTGCAAATACAACTTGGCGGTCGTCTTGATCGCTCCAATCAGCGCCATTTGGCTACAGGGCCAGGCGAAGCCCAGGGTCAAAGCAGTCCGAACGTTGCTATTGGCGCTCTTTTTTACCATTGGATTCCTGGCGCTCTGCCCCGGCGTGTGGCTGGAGTTTGGTCAGTTTTGGAAAGACTTTACTTTTGAACTTCGACATGCGCAAGAGGGCCATGGATTGGTGTTTGTCGATACGGGGCCGGGCTGGCTATACCATCTCGACCCCAACCTGACGGCAGGATTTGGAGGAGCGCTCTTGTTAGCCAGCGCCATCGGATTGGCGGGATTGGCTCGCCAGAAGGAGGCGGTCGGCGCTCTTCTCTTCTTCGCCATCTTCTTTGTGCTATTGGGGTTCGCGCAGATTCGCTTTATGCGGTATTTGTTGCCGCTGTTCCCTATCTTGGCTTTGGGCGTCGGCAATGCGCTGACAGTTGCCACAAGATTGCTGACCGATGGGCGCTCGGGGATGAAGCCGACCGGGCTTGCGCTAGTCGTCGTCGCTTTGGGAGGCATTGCGCATACGGCAGCCATGGGCTATGCGTGGACCCAAGTCATGTTGGATCACGATCCGAGGTATCAGGCAAAAGTCGCATTAGAGGAACACGACAGCGGCTCGATCGCATTTGTCAAGGACCCTTGGTTCTACACGCCGCCTCTGTTCCCGCAATCCGGCGCCCTCACGATGCAGGATCGGCAGGTCGGGTTGGTCGATCGGCCCTATCTGATTGCGATGGCGCCGCCCGAGTGGAACGTTCATGCGCTTCGAGAGAAACGGCCCGAATGGGTCGTTATCAGCGAGTTCGAGTACTTTGACGACGAGCGGCTGCGTCTGCCCGACTGTATCGAGTTTATGAAAGAACTGAAGGCTGCTTATGATCTGGCGTTCGCGTTCGGCAAGAAGGGGGGATTGTTGCCCAAAAACCCGCCGCACGACATGCTCTATGTCTATCCCGAAGTGCGGCTCTACCGGCTCAAGAGGTAG
- a CDS encoding Rne/Rng family ribonuclease has protein sequence MELRVERGERIVGNIYKGLVQNVLPGMDAAFVDIGLERNAFLYVADVLTEGEEGPDPAASMRRSELRKRKIAELLKAGQEVMVQVIKGPRGTKGARVSTRISLPGRYFVLMPDGSHVGISRKIEDREERDRLRDLVAKMKVDNFGVIVRTEAEGKSDAEITQDIQYLADIWTEVKKKSEKVRAPALVHEDASLLYRALRDMFSSDVSRLIIDDPDEYEKVHEVLKHISPKLLSRVSLFDGEESIFEHYNVEKEMERLLRRKVWLKSGGFLVIDEMEAITAIDVNTGKYTGKTSLAETILKTNLEAVDEACRQLRLRDMGGIIVLDFIDMNRHADRRQVMAALQKALKNDRAKYRIGKISSLGLVEMTRKRTSESVSQSLTITCPNCFGRGRLPSPETISLWVEQELATKARKEDHDAFLIEAHPQVAEHIIGDEGENVEMLEHAMRRAIFVRAKHDWPLEEFKVHGGSLAEMKKSLMPYRRAQVLECKVVPSALDEEDRVGWANGYLIQWEEDSPRENQTKIALGDVHRSFAFAAPVKAKTGATEVP, from the coding sequence ATGGAGCTGCGCGTTGAGCGCGGCGAACGAATTGTCGGAAACATTTACAAAGGGTTGGTGCAAAACGTTCTTCCCGGTATGGACGCGGCGTTTGTCGATATCGGGTTAGAGCGCAACGCGTTTCTTTATGTCGCGGACGTATTGACCGAGGGAGAGGAAGGTCCAGATCCGGCGGCGTCGATGCGGCGATCGGAGCTGCGAAAGCGCAAGATCGCCGAACTGTTGAAGGCGGGCCAAGAGGTCATGGTGCAGGTGATCAAGGGGCCTCGCGGCACAAAGGGCGCCCGTGTCTCGACGCGGATTTCGTTGCCGGGCCGTTACTTTGTGCTCATGCCCGACGGCAGCCATGTCGGCATCTCTCGCAAGATTGAGGATCGCGAAGAGCGCGATCGCCTGCGCGACTTGGTTGCCAAGATGAAGGTGGACAACTTCGGCGTGATCGTGCGCACCGAAGCCGAGGGCAAGAGCGACGCCGAGATCACGCAGGACATCCAGTATCTGGCGGACATCTGGACCGAGGTTAAGAAGAAGAGCGAAAAGGTTCGGGCGCCTGCCCTGGTGCACGAGGACGCTTCTCTGCTCTATCGAGCGCTGCGGGACATGTTCTCATCGGACGTTAGTCGCCTGATCATCGACGATCCGGACGAGTACGAAAAAGTACATGAGGTGCTGAAGCACATCTCGCCGAAGCTTCTATCGCGGGTATCCCTGTTCGACGGCGAGGAGTCGATTTTCGAGCATTACAACGTCGAGAAGGAGATGGAACGGCTGTTGCGCCGCAAGGTCTGGCTGAAGTCGGGCGGCTTCTTGGTCATCGACGAAATGGAGGCGATCACTGCCATCGATGTGAACACGGGCAAATATACGGGCAAAACCTCGCTGGCCGAAACGATCCTAAAGACCAATTTGGAAGCGGTGGACGAGGCGTGCCGGCAACTTCGGTTGCGCGACATGGGCGGCATCATCGTGCTGGACTTTATCGATATGAATCGCCACGCCGACCGCCGTCAAGTGATGGCGGCGCTTCAGAAGGCCCTGAAGAACGACCGCGCCAAGTATCGAATCGGCAAGATCAGTTCGCTTGGCCTGGTGGAAATGACGCGCAAGCGCACATCTGAGTCGGTCTCGCAGAGCCTGACCATTACCTGTCCTAACTGCTTCGGTCGAGGGCGACTGCCATCGCCCGAGACGATCAGCCTATGGGTAGAGCAGGAACTGGCCACCAAGGCTCGCAAGGAGGACCATGACGCTTTCCTGATAGAGGCGCACCCTCAGGTGGCCGAACACATCATCGGCGACGAGGGCGAAAACGTGGAGATGCTCGAACATGCGATGCGCCGAGCGATCTTCGTTCGGGCAAAGCACGATTGGCCTCTGGAGGAGTTTAAGGTGCACGGCGGCAGTCTGGCCGAGATGAAGAAGAGTTTGATGCCTTATCGGCGCGCGCAAGTCTTAGAGTGCAAGGTGGTTCCGTCCGCGTTGGACGAAGAGGATCGGGTGGGCTGGGCAAATGGCTACCTGATCCAATGGGAGGAAGACTCGCCGCGCGAGAATCAGACCAAGATTGCGCTGGGGGACGTTCATCGATCGTTCGCGTTCGCGGCGCCCGTAAAGGCAAAGACCGGCGCGACGGAGGTTCCATAG
- a CDS encoding acyl-CoA thioesterase: MPNYYEMRLVVGFEETNVVGNVYFVNHLRWQGRCRELFIKEKCPELLTEIADGLYLATLHCSCDYFAELNAFDEVAVRMSLSSVKQNRVAMKFEYVRLKNGSEERVAFGEQEIACFKRENGQMEATPVPSALLVALEPYA; encoded by the coding sequence ATGCCTAACTACTACGAAATGCGCCTCGTGGTGGGTTTTGAAGAGACCAACGTCGTCGGCAACGTCTACTTCGTCAATCATCTTCGATGGCAAGGCCGTTGCCGCGAACTCTTCATCAAGGAAAAGTGCCCCGAGCTTCTGACCGAGATCGCCGATGGTCTCTACTTGGCCACGTTGCACTGCTCATGCGACTACTTTGCCGAACTGAACGCTTTTGACGAGGTCGCTGTGCGCATGTCGCTCAGCTCGGTTAAACAGAACCGAGTCGCCATGAAGTTCGAATACGTTCGCCTCAAGAACGGCTCGGAGGAGCGCGTTGCTTTTGGAGAGCAAGAGATTGCCTGTTTTAAGCGCGAGAACGGCCAGATGGAAGCGACGCCCGTGCCTTCGGCCCTGCTCGTTGCGTTAGAGCCTTACGCCTAA
- a CDS encoding SDR family NAD(P)-dependent oxidoreductase: MKIAVIGMACRYPDAANPQELWENVLARRRAFRRIPDERLRPADYVSDDRSDPDRAYCDKAAVIEGYEFDRVKFKVSGGTYRQVDSAHWLALDVASQALSDAGFQDGARLPKETTGVLLGNTLTGEFSRANLMRLRWPYVGRVLGEALQKSDWSRDRIAEFLAEVERAYKSPFPETADESLAGGLSNTIAGRICNYYDLKGGGYTVDGACAASLLAISNACQALTNGDLDCAIAGGVDLSLDPFEIVGFAKVGALAPEVMRVYDARSQGFWPGEGSGMVVLMRLEDALAEGHRVYAVVRGWGVSSDGSGGITRPEEEGQILALRRAYKRAGYGIDSVVYFEGHGTGTPVGDAVELATINRARAEADAKAAKAVIGSIKANIGHTKAAAGAAGFIKATLALSKQLLPPNSGMESPHAEFLKPESKLKPLTQAEPWPIDQPLRASVSAMGFGGINCHVTMEGIVAERREKLTAAERKLTGSWQDAELFILSAPSLDDLKDKAKKIADIAPTLSLSELTDLSVALASQAQDEPFRVAAVASSPNELAERIQPLLQWDGQGFASYAGAWAGNGQGGTVGFLFPGQAAPVRLEPGVWGQRFEPIENLFASARIPAGIDAKDTAVAQPSIVASTLAGLCALQVAQVSASFAIGHSLGEIVAFHWAGAMTASDAADLALERGAAMSAAPGLGGMASIAAGPLEVEELIKPFGDALCISGLNGVVQTVVSGESSAVDRLVEQAKSKGLQAVRLSVSHAFHSPQMRSAADRLKAALDRLALNPVAMPVYSTITGARLDADADLSSLLEDQLTRPVRFSDAVREASAQRIDLWIEVGPGRILSGLVSQQRSTPCISIDACGSSFAGLLEAWGACFVLGAGDPRTALADRFSRPFDLDRQPKFFVNPCELAPDFDTPKMQRKEALEDPTSTQADSPLECVRAIIAKKAELPIEMVKEESRLLRDLHLNSITVSQIVTEAAKTLGLPPPAAPTEYSNATVAELAQALSEMKGAPARPTAIDGVEAWTRAFAIEFAPVPESSPKEGQAKVEQLGSEALLKNLKPLHPDRDTLIVALDSREKAAELLLTAAHKAINENFARFVVIQTGAFGGGFAKSLKLERPEVSVGIVTLPSKPDWSAVAKEILAIDGFQEIVHDGRRLTPILKPVRFSKSSQTVIGDLILATGGGKGITAECALALAERFGARLAVIGRSDPNDDPELKANLERMAAKGVEARYYAADVTGDVGGTIRQIEKEMGAVSVLLHGAGVNRPKKIEDLSITDMRSTLAPKAALSSILNALSKPLDLLITFGSIIGRAGMPGNADYAFANEWMSEETISTDKAKRAICLEWSVWGGIGMGERLGVLEILSAQGVQPIPIDQGIEILLNAVQDPSAPNRMVVSGRFSGLPTLKTEQSDLPLLRFLETTLVQAPGVELIVEARLSPATDFYLDDHALQGQRIFPAVMALEAMAQTALGLTGKIPTAFADVRFDRAITVPDEGCTIRIASLLDGDKALLAVRSSETQFQTNHMSATAEFEPQESTENQSSLAPIDFDPSEEMYEKLLFQRGRFKRVALYRDIQAQTMTADLKHDAGKWFGDYLPAQLLLGDPGLRDASLHAIQACIPHSTLIPLSVEKIVLAKHERDATATATELERQPPDHTYELWAGKERWQGLRLREVAPAQMDDGWPAELVAPIVQRAIGGDLIIVGSQEDPAERLAQTIGAPITHRPDGKPEAKGWRVSVTHCGDLHLAVASKNLVAVDAERIDQSDIDWPNLLGERYELAKQIARQWNEPLETSQTRVWTALECLKKAGKPFNAPLTVADSGKLMSGDATIYSLALDSREGRLVVSVLTTNA, from the coding sequence GTGAAGATCGCGGTCATCGGCATGGCCTGCCGCTATCCAGACGCCGCCAACCCCCAGGAACTCTGGGAGAACGTCCTGGCTCGCCGCCGTGCATTTCGGCGCATTCCCGACGAGCGATTGAGGCCCGCGGATTACGTCTCGGACGACCGCTCCGACCCCGACCGCGCCTATTGCGACAAGGCAGCCGTCATCGAAGGCTACGAGTTCGACCGCGTCAAGTTCAAGGTTTCGGGCGGCACCTATCGACAGGTCGATTCGGCCCACTGGCTCGCGCTCGATGTCGCCTCCCAAGCCCTATCGGACGCCGGATTCCAAGACGGCGCCCGCCTGCCAAAAGAGACGACCGGCGTGTTGCTGGGCAACACCCTTACGGGAGAGTTCAGCCGGGCTAATCTCATGCGCTTGCGCTGGCCATACGTGGGTCGCGTGCTGGGAGAAGCCCTTCAAAAATCCGACTGGTCGAGGGATCGCATCGCCGAGTTCTTGGCCGAGGTCGAACGGGCTTACAAGTCTCCGTTCCCCGAGACTGCGGACGAATCTCTGGCAGGCGGCCTCTCCAACACCATCGCCGGACGAATCTGCAACTACTACGACCTAAAGGGAGGCGGCTATACGGTCGATGGCGCCTGCGCCGCCTCGCTCTTGGCAATCTCTAACGCGTGCCAAGCGTTAACGAACGGCGACCTTGATTGTGCCATTGCTGGCGGAGTCGATCTGAGCCTCGATCCTTTCGAGATTGTAGGGTTTGCGAAGGTCGGCGCCCTCGCGCCCGAGGTGATGCGCGTTTACGATGCCCGCTCTCAGGGCTTTTGGCCGGGCGAAGGCTCTGGGATGGTCGTGCTCATGAGACTAGAGGACGCCTTAGCCGAGGGTCATCGGGTTTACGCGGTCGTGCGCGGTTGGGGCGTTTCGTCCGATGGCAGCGGCGGCATCACCCGGCCCGAAGAGGAAGGGCAAATCCTCGCTTTGCGCCGAGCCTATAAGCGCGCGGGCTATGGAATCGATTCGGTCGTCTATTTTGAAGGCCACGGCACCGGCACCCCTGTCGGCGACGCCGTCGAATTGGCCACGATCAACCGGGCGCGCGCCGAAGCCGACGCCAAGGCGGCAAAAGCCGTCATAGGCTCCATCAAAGCCAACATCGGACACACGAAAGCAGCGGCCGGCGCAGCGGGTTTCATCAAAGCCACCCTCGCCCTCAGCAAACAGCTCTTGCCGCCCAACAGCGGCATGGAATCGCCTCATGCAGAGTTCTTGAAGCCCGAATCCAAACTGAAGCCCCTAACCCAGGCCGAACCTTGGCCGATCGATCAACCTTTGCGCGCCAGCGTGAGCGCGATGGGCTTCGGCGGCATCAACTGCCACGTAACCATGGAGGGCATTGTCGCCGAGCGCAGGGAGAAGCTGACCGCGGCAGAACGCAAGCTGACCGGCAGTTGGCAAGACGCCGAACTCTTCATCCTCTCGGCGCCCAGTTTGGACGATCTGAAAGACAAAGCCAAGAAGATCGCCGACATCGCGCCGACTCTCAGCCTTAGCGAACTCACCGACCTTTCGGTCGCGCTGGCGAGCCAAGCGCAGGACGAACCCTTCAGAGTGGCAGCTGTCGCCTCGTCGCCGAACGAACTGGCCGAACGAATCCAACCCCTCTTGCAGTGGGACGGCCAAGGCTTTGCTTCTTATGCGGGCGCTTGGGCGGGCAATGGCCAGGGCGGCACGGTCGGATTTCTGTTCCCGGGCCAGGCCGCGCCGGTACGGCTCGAACCGGGCGTCTGGGGCCAGCGTTTCGAGCCGATCGAAAATCTGTTCGCAAGCGCGCGCATCCCGGCGGGGATTGACGCGAAAGACACAGCCGTCGCCCAGCCTTCCATCGTTGCATCGACTTTGGCCGGCTTATGCGCGTTGCAGGTCGCTCAGGTGAGCGCTTCGTTCGCCATCGGCCACAGCCTTGGCGAGATAGTCGCGTTTCATTGGGCAGGCGCTATGACCGCTTCTGACGCCGCCGATCTCGCGCTGGAGCGAGGAGCCGCCATGAGCGCGGCGCCCGGCTTGGGCGGTATGGCCAGCATCGCCGCCGGCCCGCTGGAGGTCGAAGAACTGATCAAGCCCTTTGGCGACGCTCTCTGCATTTCCGGCCTGAACGGAGTCGTCCAGACCGTCGTTTCTGGCGAATCGAGCGCCGTCGATCGACTGGTCGAACAGGCTAAATCTAAGGGGCTGCAGGCCGTCCGGCTGTCTGTCTCGCACGCCTTCCATTCGCCCCAAATGCGCTCTGCCGCAGACAGGCTAAAAGCGGCGCTCGATCGACTGGCGCTCAATCCTGTCGCCATGCCGGTCTATTCGACCATTACCGGCGCCCGGCTGGACGCCGATGCGGATCTAAGCAGTCTGTTAGAGGATCAACTGACCCGCCCAGTGCGCTTTAGCGATGCCGTTCGAGAAGCCTCTGCTCAGAGAATCGACCTCTGGATCGAAGTCGGCCCCGGTCGGATCCTTTCTGGATTGGTCTCTCAACAACGCTCGACGCCCTGCATCTCGATCGACGCCTGCGGGTCCTCCTTTGCGGGGCTCTTGGAAGCCTGGGGCGCCTGCTTTGTATTGGGCGCGGGCGACCCAAGAACAGCGCTCGCCGACCGATTCTCAAGGCCGTTCGATCTTGATCGCCAGCCGAAGTTCTTTGTCAACCCTTGCGAACTGGCCCCCGACTTCGATACGCCCAAGATGCAGCGCAAAGAAGCCCTGGAAGATCCAACGTCAACTCAGGCGGACAGCCCGCTAGAATGCGTTCGTGCGATCATCGCTAAAAAAGCCGAACTGCCGATCGAGATGGTCAAGGAAGAGAGCCGCTTGCTGCGAGACCTGCACCTGAACTCCATCACGGTCAGCCAGATTGTAACCGAAGCCGCCAAAACGCTCGGATTGCCGCCGCCCGCCGCGCCGACCGAATACTCCAACGCAACCGTGGCCGAACTGGCCCAAGCGCTCTCGGAGATGAAGGGCGCGCCTGCAAGACCAACCGCTATCGACGGCGTCGAAGCTTGGACGCGAGCCTTTGCCATAGAGTTCGCGCCAGTGCCAGAGTCGAGTCCAAAGGAAGGCCAAGCAAAGGTCGAACAACTCGGCTCCGAAGCGCTGCTTAAGAACCTAAAGCCCCTTCATCCCGACCGCGACACCCTCATCGTTGCGTTGGATAGTCGGGAAAAAGCAGCGGAACTCTTGTTAACAGCCGCCCACAAGGCCATCAACGAGAACTTTGCACGATTCGTCGTGATTCAAACCGGCGCCTTTGGCGGAGGCTTTGCAAAGAGCCTGAAGCTTGAACGGCCCGAGGTGAGCGTTGGCATCGTTACACTGCCGTCGAAACCCGATTGGAGCGCCGTTGCAAAGGAGATCCTTGCAATAGACGGATTCCAAGAAATCGTGCATGATGGCCGTCGGCTGACGCCGATTCTTAAGCCTGTCCGATTTTCAAAATCGAGCCAGACTGTTATCGGCGATCTTATTCTGGCTACTGGCGGCGGAAAAGGCATCACAGCGGAGTGCGCCCTGGCCTTGGCCGAACGATTTGGCGCGCGCCTGGCTGTCATCGGCCGTTCCGATCCAAACGACGATCCGGAACTGAAGGCAAACCTTGAGCGCATGGCCGCTAAAGGCGTCGAAGCCCGATACTACGCCGCCGATGTTACGGGCGACGTTGGCGGCACGATCCGACAGATCGAAAAGGAGATGGGGGCCGTCTCTGTTCTCTTGCACGGCGCAGGCGTCAACCGGCCAAAGAAGATCGAAGACCTTTCGATTACCGACATGCGATCGACCCTCGCGCCCAAAGCCGCGCTTTCGTCGATCTTAAACGCGCTCTCCAAACCCCTCGACTTGCTGATTACTTTTGGCAGCATTATCGGTCGCGCCGGAATGCCCGGCAATGCCGACTACGCCTTTGCTAACGAATGGATGTCCGAAGAGACTATTTCGACCGACAAAGCGAAGCGTGCGATTTGCTTAGAATGGTCCGTTTGGGGCGGCATTGGCATGGGCGAGCGCCTTGGCGTGCTCGAAATCCTTTCTGCCCAGGGCGTGCAGCCGATCCCCATCGATCAGGGCATCGAGATCCTTCTCAATGCCGTGCAAGACCCCAGCGCCCCGAATCGCATGGTCGTTTCGGGCCGATTTAGCGGCTTGCCGACCTTAAAGACAGAGCAATCAGACCTGCCGCTTCTTCGCTTCCTCGAAACGACGCTCGTCCAGGCGCCGGGCGTCGAACTGATTGTCGAGGCTCGCCTTTCTCCCGCGACAGACTTTTACCTCGACGACCACGCCCTGCAGGGCCAACGAATTTTCCCCGCCGTGATGGCGCTCGAAGCCATGGCGCAGACCGCTTTGGGCTTAACGGGCAAAATCCCGACCGCTTTTGCCGATGTACGGTTCGACCGTGCGATAACGGTTCCAGACGAGGGCTGCACAATCCGAATCGCCTCGCTTCTGGACGGCGACAAAGCGCTGCTCGCCGTTCGCTCATCGGAGACTCAATTCCAAACCAACCATATGAGCGCAACGGCCGAGTTCGAGCCTCAAGAATCGACCGAGAATCAGTCCAGCCTCGCGCCGATCGACTTTGACCCATCGGAGGAGATGTACGAGAAACTCCTGTTCCAGAGAGGGCGCTTCAAGCGAGTTGCGCTTTACCGAGACATCCAGGCCCAAACCATGACCGCCGATCTCAAGCACGATGCCGGAAAATGGTTCGGCGACTATCTGCCCGCGCAGCTCCTGCTCGGCGACCCAGGCTTGCGAGACGCCTCGCTTCACGCGATCCAAGCCTGTATTCCCCACTCGACTTTGATCCCCCTCTCGGTAGAGAAGATCGTTCTCGCCAAGCACGAGCGCGACGCAACGGCCACTGCGACCGAACTCGAACGCCAGCCGCCCGATCACACCTACGAGCTCTGGGCGGGCAAGGAGCGTTGGCAAGGATTGCGATTGCGAGAGGTTGCGCCGGCCCAGATGGACGATGGATGGCCGGCCGAGCTCGTCGCGCCCATCGTTCAGCGCGCGATCGGCGGAGATTTGATAATTGTCGGCAGCCAAGAAGACCCGGCCGAACGTCTGGCACAGACCATTGGAGCGCCGATAACTCATCGCCCGGACGGCAAGCCCGAAGCCAAAGGCTGGCGCGTCTCTGTTACCCATTGTGGAGACCTCCATCTAGCCGTTGCGTCAAAAAACCTTGTAGCGGTCGACGCCGAACGCATCGATCAAAGCGACATCGACTGGCCAAACCTCTTGGGCGAGCGATACGAACTGGCGAAACAGATAGCCCGACAATGGAACGAGCCGCTCGAAACCTCGCAAACCAGGGTATGGACTGCCTTGGAATGCCTTAAGAAAGCGGGCAAGCCCTTTAACGCGCCGCTAACGGTGGCGGATAGCGGCAAACTGATGAGCGGAGACGCGACCATTTACAGCCTCGCCCTCGACTCGCGAGAGGGCCGGTTGGTGGTAAGCGTTCTTACGACAAATGCCTAA
- a CDS encoding RnfABCDGE type electron transport complex subunit D: MSPTTWKQDVRLGGLRRFAIAITVLNILGHTVLGFEQAWLHPFVSLAAAYGTEILIELADAIAHRRPPRFLGGMRKLIDFMLSAHITGLAVAMLIYPNAQFWVVAFGASVAIASKHLLRMSLDTGKRHFLNPSNFGITATLLAFPWVGVAQPYQFTENLVNAWDFVPVGIILFTGTFLNFRFTKRLPLIFAWLTGFALQAFIRSAYFDTPFLAGLGPMTGVAFVLYTFYMVTDPATTPDDPKNQMLFGYSVAFVYALLMVFHVVYGLFFALTIVCVVRGLSIALNNALKASRQEPATAQSSAMFTGGKDR; this comes from the coding sequence ATGAGCCCCACGACTTGGAAGCAAGACGTGCGGCTAGGCGGCCTGCGCCGCTTTGCCATCGCCATCACCGTGCTCAACATCCTTGGCCACACGGTGTTAGGCTTCGAGCAGGCTTGGCTTCACCCGTTCGTCTCGTTGGCAGCGGCCTACGGCACAGAGATCTTGATCGAATTGGCCGATGCGATCGCCCATCGCCGTCCGCCGCGATTCTTGGGCGGAATGCGCAAGCTGATCGACTTTATGCTCTCGGCTCATATCACGGGTCTGGCCGTCGCGATGCTCATCTATCCGAACGCTCAGTTCTGGGTCGTTGCGTTCGGCGCCAGCGTCGCCATTGCCAGCAAGCATTTGTTAAGAATGTCTCTCGACACCGGCAAGCGGCACTTCCTCAACCCGTCCAACTTCGGAATCACGGCCACGCTGCTTGCCTTTCCCTGGGTCGGCGTGGCGCAGCCCTATCAGTTCACAGAGAATCTGGTCAACGCTTGGGATTTCGTGCCGGTCGGCATTATTCTCTTTACCGGCACGTTTCTCAATTTTCGATTTACCAAGCGGCTGCCCCTGATCTTCGCATGGCTGACCGGTTTTGCGCTTCAGGCTTTCATACGAAGCGCCTATTTTGATACGCCGTTCTTGGCCGGGCTGGGGCCGATGACGGGCGTAGCGTTTGTCTTGTATACGTTCTACATGGTCACGGATCCGGCCACTACGCCGGACGATCCGAAGAATCAGATGCTTTTCGGCTATTCGGTCGCTTTTGTCTATGCGCTCCTCATGGTCTTCCATGTGGTTTACGGCTTGTTCTTCGCGCTCACCATCGTGTGCGTCGTCCGTGGATTGTCGATAGCCCTGAACAACGCCTTGAAGGCCAGCCGGCAAGAACCGGCGACCGCCCAATCCTCCGCGATGTTCACAGGAGGCAAGGATCGGTGA